The following are from one region of the Rosistilla carotiformis genome:
- a CDS encoding HAD-IIA family hydrolase: MSKLGFLIDMDGVIYKGNQLIPGADQFIARLHQNDHPFLFLTNNSQRTQRDVAVRLQRMGIDAREEQIFTCAMATASFLSKQKPQGTAYVIGEGGLLQALHLNGYSIVDTDPDYVVVGEGRTVTAEALDAATRMILAGAKLIATNLDPNCPTASGTRPGCGATVAFLEMATGKKASSMGKPSPVMMRAARKQLGLSTSETVMIGDTMETDIIGGVQMGYHTVLALSGGTQLADLDNYAFGPDLVVESVAELADPSCRLESLFGLPEDELPPMGYRDQRRPIQLAHR, encoded by the coding sequence ATGAGCAAACTTGGATTCTTGATCGACATGGACGGCGTGATCTACAAAGGCAACCAATTGATTCCGGGTGCCGATCAATTCATCGCCCGACTGCATCAGAACGATCACCCGTTTCTGTTTTTGACCAACAACAGTCAACGCACCCAACGCGATGTCGCGGTGCGGTTGCAAAGGATGGGGATCGACGCCCGCGAGGAGCAGATATTTACCTGTGCAATGGCGACGGCGAGCTTCCTTTCCAAACAGAAGCCTCAAGGGACCGCGTATGTGATCGGCGAAGGAGGCTTGCTGCAGGCGCTGCATCTGAACGGTTATTCGATTGTCGATACCGATCCCGACTATGTGGTTGTAGGCGAAGGTCGAACCGTCACCGCCGAAGCCCTGGACGCCGCCACACGGATGATCCTGGCGGGTGCGAAATTGATCGCAACGAATCTCGACCCGAACTGTCCAACGGCCAGTGGAACCCGCCCCGGATGTGGTGCGACGGTGGCCTTCCTGGAAATGGCGACCGGCAAAAAGGCATCCAGCATGGGCAAACCGAGCCCTGTGATGATGCGTGCGGCGCGCAAACAATTGGGACTGTCCACATCGGAAACCGTCATGATCGGCGACACAATGGAGACCGATATCATTGGCGGCGTGCAGATGGGATATCACACCGTGTTGGCCCTTTCGGGAGGAACTCAATTGGCCGATCTGGACAACTATGCCTTCGGTCCCGATCTGGTGGTCGAATCGGTCGCCGAGCTGGCCGATCCCAGCTGCCGGCTGGAGTCGCTGTTTGGATTGCCCGAGGACGAACTGCCGCCGATGGGCTATCGAGATCAACGTCGCCCGATCCAGTTGGCGCACCGGTAG
- a CDS encoding BON domain-containing protein, translated as MRRLFVGMAMMATMSMPLSAWSGDREIAEQIILKLKTHRDSGALKDFKVDLKVNDGVVAFNGSVASLAQRNLVLEATKSVDGIKDIVDDMKLPVATANDSKAAQTAEPTLVMGKPAVQSVPKTNAISSIKKPQPVMIVDATPAGVVKPAADIKPAGIVKPAQKVIVPEAIAQPTAGPVTQLASSIEPIEVMPVGNKRPVAAQPTAGDRDRELNARITQALTQAKQDGRLRGFAMDITTNDGEVWLQGRTVTGEQRASMLEIVRNVPGVTNVVDDIKVLMQDPSAKVRQASDSVPVFQASPMPLPQGLAPASVRPVPRPVAHAAPQAGMTRSPARMMPVPYRPSTMPQPYANASSGMMVQGATMMGGQPMPMQPASAGMAYGSPRTDQPNLPNYAWPGYSAYPNYAALSYPKQYSPSAWPYIGPFYPYPQVPLNWRKVTLEWDDGWWQLDYSSKSR; from the coding sequence ATGCGACGACTATTTGTCGGTATGGCGATGATGGCAACGATGTCGATGCCGCTGAGTGCGTGGTCGGGAGATCGCGAGATCGCCGAACAGATTATTTTGAAACTGAAAACTCATCGCGACTCGGGCGCGTTGAAAGACTTTAAGGTCGACCTGAAGGTCAACGATGGCGTCGTCGCCTTCAACGGCAGCGTCGCTTCCTTGGCGCAACGCAACCTGGTTCTCGAAGCGACCAAAAGCGTGGACGGGATCAAGGATATCGTCGATGACATGAAGCTGCCCGTGGCAACCGCCAATGACAGCAAAGCGGCACAAACCGCCGAACCAACTTTGGTGATGGGCAAACCAGCCGTCCAATCGGTTCCCAAGACCAACGCGATCTCGTCGATCAAGAAGCCGCAACCGGTGATGATCGTCGACGCAACTCCCGCCGGCGTGGTGAAACCCGCTGCGGACATTAAGCCTGCAGGCATCGTAAAGCCTGCTCAAAAGGTGATCGTTCCCGAAGCGATCGCACAACCAACCGCGGGGCCTGTGACCCAATTGGCATCGTCGATCGAACCGATCGAAGTCATGCCCGTTGGCAACAAGCGTCCTGTGGCGGCTCAGCCCACCGCGGGCGATCGCGACCGCGAATTGAACGCTCGGATTACCCAAGCGTTGACACAAGCCAAGCAAGATGGTCGTCTGCGTGGCTTTGCCATGGACATCACCACCAACGATGGTGAAGTTTGGCTGCAAGGTCGGACCGTGACCGGCGAACAACGCGCATCGATGCTCGAAATCGTCCGCAATGTCCCTGGCGTCACCAACGTTGTGGATGACATCAAGGTCCTGATGCAAGATCCTTCGGCTAAGGTTCGCCAAGCCTCGGATTCGGTTCCCGTGTTCCAAGCGTCGCCGATGCCACTGCCGCAGGGACTCGCTCCCGCGTCGGTTCGCCCTGTGCCACGCCCCGTTGCTCACGCGGCTCCACAGGCTGGCATGACACGTTCGCCAGCTCGGATGATGCCGGTTCCTTATCGTCCTAGCACCATGCCACAACCATATGCCAACGCATCGAGCGGCATGATGGTTCAAGGAGCGACGATGATGGGCGGCCAACCGATGCCGATGCAACCCGCATCTGCAGGGATGGCTTACGGTTCGCCACGAACCGATCAACCCAACCTGCCTAACTACGCATGGCCAGGCTATTCGGCCTATCCAAACTATGCAGCCCTGTCTTACCCCAAGCAATACAGTCCTTCGGCCTGGCCGTACATCGGACCGTTTTATCCTTACCCGCAAGTTCCGTTGAACTGGCGTAAGGTGACCTTGGAATGGGACGACGGATGGTGGCAGCTGGACTACTCGTCGAAGTCACGCTAG
- a CDS encoding S1C family serine protease, whose amino-acid sequence MNNKIRCMIVALLATLVLNTATLRAQYPVKKTIQDARRKVVKVYGAGGLGGLEAYQSGFLVSPEGHIATAWSYVLDVDPVVILDDGRRFEAEVVGFEPQLELAVLKIEAGDLPYFAIREVPPTQAGQPVLAISNLFNIATGREPASVMQGYVAGVAELDARSGVFKSAYQGEVLILDLVANNPGAAGGALVTRAGELVGMLGKELRDARSGAWLNYALPATTLRPRLLAIVSGEAIVEPPKTELLARDKSHNFETLGLLMVPNVLDQTPAYVDAVVPKSPADAAGLRPDDLILLVGKVRIENQDRLLEQLRSIDRRDPVPIVLQRGSEILSLRLVR is encoded by the coding sequence ATGAACAATAAAATTCGATGCATGATCGTGGCGTTGCTAGCGACGCTGGTCCTGAATACCGCCACGCTGCGGGCTCAGTATCCTGTCAAAAAGACGATCCAGGACGCGCGGCGTAAAGTCGTGAAGGTCTACGGTGCCGGCGGCTTGGGCGGCCTGGAAGCCTATCAAAGCGGCTTCCTCGTCTCCCCCGAAGGGCACATCGCGACGGCATGGAGCTATGTCCTGGACGTCGATCCCGTGGTGATCCTCGACGACGGACGACGCTTCGAAGCCGAGGTTGTCGGGTTTGAACCGCAGCTGGAACTGGCGGTCTTGAAAATCGAAGCGGGCGATTTGCCTTACTTTGCGATTCGCGAGGTCCCACCGACGCAAGCAGGCCAGCCAGTGCTAGCGATCAGCAACCTGTTTAACATCGCCACCGGACGCGAGCCCGCCAGCGTGATGCAGGGCTATGTCGCAGGTGTTGCCGAACTGGACGCTCGCAGCGGCGTCTTCAAATCGGCTTATCAAGGCGAGGTCCTGATCTTGGACTTGGTCGCGAATAACCCCGGCGCGGCGGGAGGTGCTCTGGTCACGCGAGCTGGCGAATTGGTCGGCATGCTGGGGAAGGAACTTCGCGACGCGCGCAGCGGTGCTTGGCTGAACTACGCCCTGCCCGCAACGACGCTGCGACCGCGGCTGCTAGCAATCGTCTCGGGCGAAGCGATCGTCGAGCCGCCAAAAACGGAGCTGTTGGCTCGCGACAAATCGCACAACTTTGAAACGCTGGGGCTGTTGATGGTCCCCAATGTCTTGGACCAGACGCCCGCCTACGTCGACGCCGTCGTTCCGAAATCGCCCGCCGACGCGGCGGGGCTGAGGCCCGACGATTTGATTCTGTTGGTCGGGAAGGTCCGGATCGAAAACCAGGACCGCCTGTTGGAGCAGCTGCGCAGCATCGATCGCCGCGACCCGGTTCCAATCGTCCTGCAGCGGGGCTCGGAAATCTTGTCGCTGAGACTGGTTCGATAG
- a CDS encoding PQQ-binding-like beta-propeller repeat protein: MDTRTNRFLPIVLLLAGFGVSKATAVEPTWTQFRGADRAGIVSDVALPVQWDPTKNIRWRTELPGEGWSSPVTDGKRIYLTAAIPSDKAAVGEEASNGSFDLSLLIIDAETGELQTQQTLIHQTAEETQKIHAKNSHASPTSILDGDRLYSHFGFQGTVCTDLQGKTLWINRDLSFKAIHGNGGSPVLVDNRLVFTCDGASEPFIAALKTDTGELAWKCPRPVEAKKKFSFSTPAVIEVDGKQQIVAPGSNCVLGIDPADGSILWQVDYDGYSVIPQPVYVGGILVVCTSYDKGGLLAIDPRGRGNITETNVLWQLDKGAPKTPTPLMQSGLLYMINDAGVAYCLDAASGDRIWQKRIGGQYSASPLLADGKIYFTSEAGETTVIQASRDFQELARNDLGERTLASLAPLDSSILLRTAKALYRIEKP, translated from the coding sequence ATGGATACACGCACTAATCGATTCCTGCCAATCGTCCTCCTGTTGGCAGGCTTTGGAGTTTCCAAAGCGACCGCTGTCGAACCGACTTGGACTCAGTTCCGCGGTGCCGATCGAGCGGGGATCGTCTCGGACGTAGCGCTGCCGGTGCAGTGGGATCCCACGAAGAACATTCGCTGGCGGACCGAACTGCCGGGCGAAGGTTGGTCGTCGCCGGTGACCGATGGAAAGAGGATCTATCTGACCGCTGCGATTCCCAGCGACAAAGCGGCGGTGGGGGAAGAGGCTTCCAACGGCAGCTTCGATCTGTCGCTTCTGATCATCGACGCCGAGACAGGCGAACTGCAAACGCAACAAACGTTGATCCATCAAACGGCGGAAGAGACTCAAAAGATCCACGCCAAAAATTCGCACGCCAGCCCGACCTCGATCCTCGATGGCGACCGACTCTACTCTCATTTCGGATTCCAAGGAACCGTCTGCACCGACTTGCAAGGCAAGACACTGTGGATCAATCGCGACCTGAGCTTCAAGGCCATTCACGGTAACGGCGGCTCGCCAGTGTTGGTTGACAATCGGTTGGTCTTCACTTGCGATGGTGCCAGCGAACCCTTCATCGCAGCCCTAAAGACCGACACCGGCGAGTTGGCGTGGAAGTGCCCGCGGCCCGTCGAGGCGAAGAAGAAGTTTTCCTTTAGCACCCCCGCAGTGATCGAGGTCGACGGGAAACAACAGATCGTCGCACCGGGAAGCAATTGTGTTTTGGGGATCGATCCGGCCGATGGATCGATCCTTTGGCAAGTCGACTACGACGGCTATTCGGTGATTCCTCAACCGGTTTACGTCGGCGGTATCTTGGTCGTCTGCACCAGCTACGACAAAGGGGGCCTGTTGGCGATCGACCCGCGCGGCCGCGGGAACATCACCGAGACAAACGTGTTGTGGCAGCTGGACAAAGGGGCTCCCAAGACGCCGACGCCGCTGATGCAGTCGGGGCTGCTTTATATGATCAACGACGCAGGCGTTGCCTATTGCTTGGACGCTGCCAGTGGCGACCGGATCTGGCAGAAACGGATCGGCGGACAATACTCCGCCTCGCCCCTGTTGGCCGACGGTAAGATCTACTTCACAAGCGAAGCGGGAGAGACAACGGTGATCCAAGCCAGTCGTGACTTCCAGGAATTGGCGAGGAACGACCTCGGCGAGCGAACGTTGGCCAGTCTCGCTCCATTGGATTCGTCGATCCTGCTGCGGACCGCCAAAGCGCTCTACCGCATCGAAAAGCCGTGA
- a CDS encoding S1C family serine protease, protein MIDRKSFLAACLLVALPANSRAADVDASVLKAEADRIAAIAQATNSAVSVFVPSGAGGGSGVVIDPEGFALTNFHVSSPAGAYMVCGMADGNLYDTVIVGIDPVGDLALVKLLGRSDFSAAELGNSDRVQQGDWCMVIGNPFLLANDLQPTVTWGLISGVHRYQYPSGTLLEYADCLQTDASINPGNSGGPLYAADSKLIGIVGRASFEKRGRVNVGVGYAISINQAKNFLGYLHSGRIVDHATLGATVATDEGKVIVSNILENSDAYRRGLRYGAEILAVNRRDVASANDLQNVLGTLPKGWRVPISFRHEGRNVDTIVRLAGVHGRDELLEKMAASMPPPPPRPKQKEGDAEKDQIAAANAHDAELPASVEAVYEAKHGYANYYFNRLHQQRLWEALKKHSPDASGAWTIEGPTDNDGPVLELNLGKQVSIATDGGQPTLLDPTALYDGIDSQQLPAFAACLDAWQRMVALGPDRFGEVYYLGTMPLRGEYPLRNVLVGTSGELESWFYFDPESGRLEAVECWADRFRDPAELLIEAGDNNQPVGLSLYFGERRAWRMQVEQWKASANEQ, encoded by the coding sequence ATGATCGACCGGAAGTCGTTTTTAGCCGCGTGTCTGCTTGTCGCCCTGCCGGCAAACAGCCGCGCTGCGGATGTCGATGCAAGTGTTTTGAAAGCCGAAGCGGATCGGATTGCGGCGATCGCCCAGGCGACCAATTCGGCTGTTAGCGTGTTCGTTCCCAGCGGAGCGGGAGGCGGCAGCGGAGTGGTCATCGATCCCGAAGGTTTCGCGCTGACCAATTTCCACGTCAGCAGCCCCGCCGGCGCGTACATGGTCTGCGGGATGGCCGACGGAAATCTGTACGACACCGTGATCGTGGGAATCGATCCGGTCGGCGACCTGGCGCTCGTGAAACTTCTGGGACGCAGCGACTTCTCCGCCGCAGAGCTAGGGAACAGCGACCGCGTCCAACAGGGCGATTGGTGCATGGTGATCGGCAATCCGTTCCTGCTGGCCAACGACCTGCAACCGACCGTCACCTGGGGGTTGATCAGCGGCGTCCATCGCTATCAATATCCGTCGGGAACGCTTTTGGAATATGCCGATTGCTTGCAAACCGACGCGTCGATCAACCCAGGAAATTCGGGCGGTCCGCTGTACGCCGCCGATTCGAAATTGATCGGCATCGTCGGCCGTGCCTCCTTCGAAAAGCGAGGCCGCGTAAACGTTGGCGTCGGCTACGCGATCTCGATCAACCAGGCCAAGAACTTCCTCGGCTATCTGCACAGCGGCCGGATCGTCGACCACGCCACGCTAGGTGCGACCGTTGCCACCGACGAAGGGAAGGTGATTGTCAGCAACATCCTGGAGAACTCCGACGCCTACCGCCGCGGGCTGCGTTACGGTGCGGAAATCCTGGCGGTCAACCGCCGCGACGTCGCGTCGGCTAACGATCTGCAAAACGTCCTCGGCACGCTTCCCAAAGGCTGGCGCGTGCCGATCAGCTTCCGCCATGAAGGCCGCAACGTCGACACGATCGTTCGCTTGGCGGGCGTCCACGGCCGCGATGAACTGCTGGAGAAGATGGCCGCGTCGATGCCGCCACCTCCACCCCGACCGAAGCAAAAGGAAGGGGACGCCGAGAAGGATCAGATCGCCGCTGCAAATGCGCACGACGCCGAACTGCCCGCGTCTGTCGAAGCGGTTTACGAAGCCAAACATGGATACGCCAATTACTACTTCAATCGACTGCATCAGCAGCGGTTGTGGGAGGCTTTGAAGAAGCACAGCCCCGATGCGTCGGGAGCTTGGACGATCGAAGGGCCAACCGACAACGACGGCCCCGTGCTGGAACTGAACCTGGGCAAGCAGGTCTCGATCGCAACCGATGGGGGCCAGCCGACGCTCCTCGACCCGACCGCTCTGTACGACGGGATCGATAGCCAGCAATTGCCCGCCTTCGCCGCCTGCCTGGACGCTTGGCAGCGGATGGTCGCGTTGGGACCGGATCGATTCGGTGAGGTCTATTATCTGGGGACGATGCCACTGCGTGGCGAATATCCGCTCCGCAACGTCTTGGTCGGCACCTCCGGAGAACTCGAGTCATGGTTCTACTTCGATCCCGAATCGGGGCGGCTGGAAGCTGTCGAATGCTGGGCCGATCGCTTTCGCGACCCGGCGGAGCTGTTGATCGAAGCGGGGGACAATAATCAACCCGTGGGACTGTCGCTCTACTTCGGCGAGCGACGGGCTTGGCGGATGCAGGTCGAACAATGGAAGGCGTCGGCAAATGAACAATAA
- a CDS encoding PDZ domain-containing protein, giving the protein MRQNNQSPRPGRRFITPFFAGFGLAVAVAASLSPGVANAQDAEYAAIQQAIQQTAGAVVQIETIGASASQGELTLGAPISGTRIDDQGHVLTSLWGLEETPASILIVEADGSRQPAELVARDFSRELVLLKTKPSGSANHVALQRSEKVRVGQWAIAVGRGIAPETPSVSIGIVSATGRMYGRAVQIDARISPSFYGGPVVDIEGEMIGISVPMKPEAGSAGEKSDWYDSGIAFVVSAEAIASRIDQMKAGKDIRAGKLGIVPASKMPFSDDRTLSAVLALSPAKRAGIQADDELLAIDGEAVRWNADIKQLLGPRDAGEVLKIKVLRDEKELEFEVELAADIPAFRPRVLGVLADPQGESLEITHIFDDSAAAKAKLQIGDTIQAIDGNKIDDIDRARLLVMTHPPGEDLDLTVLRDGKPLDVRCDLQSTPDTVVAELPELKDPIGEEAWEIVPRSLPDVSNTSRLLKPKGDARPSLGLLVLLARPGTEKLEPLAEAWRSEAAEHQIAVLVIGAAETDRWKPAESDVIVRLIQQAQKAINVEPQQVVVAGYGAGSEMSMMVAMRNRELIRGAVAAAGSRPGGFALSENDPASPLQFLVVGGDEMPIWGRMIANVGFPVLQAPSSEKEPLADDPKIQDTVGRWIRSLDRI; this is encoded by the coding sequence ATGAGACAAAACAACCAGTCGCCGCGGCCAGGCCGCCGGTTCATCACGCCGTTTTTTGCGGGCTTTGGGCTGGCCGTCGCGGTTGCCGCGTCGCTGTCGCCGGGCGTCGCAAACGCTCAAGACGCCGAATACGCAGCGATCCAACAAGCGATCCAGCAGACGGCGGGTGCCGTCGTGCAGATCGAAACGATCGGAGCTTCGGCATCGCAGGGAGAACTGACCCTGGGAGCGCCGATCTCGGGAACGCGGATCGATGACCAAGGGCATGTTCTGACCAGCCTGTGGGGCTTGGAAGAGACGCCGGCGAGCATCTTGATCGTCGAAGCGGACGGTTCGCGGCAGCCAGCTGAACTCGTCGCGCGGGACTTCAGCCGCGAGCTGGTGCTGCTGAAAACAAAGCCTAGCGGTTCGGCGAACCATGTCGCGTTGCAACGCAGCGAGAAGGTTCGCGTTGGCCAGTGGGCGATCGCAGTCGGCCGCGGGATCGCACCGGAAACCCCTTCGGTTTCGATCGGCATCGTCAGTGCCACTGGGCGGATGTACGGCCGAGCCGTTCAGATCGATGCCCGTATTTCACCGTCGTTTTATGGCGGTCCGGTCGTCGATATCGAAGGCGAAATGATCGGGATCTCGGTCCCGATGAAACCCGAAGCCGGTTCAGCGGGAGAGAAGTCGGACTGGTACGATTCGGGAATCGCCTTTGTCGTTTCGGCCGAAGCAATCGCCAGCCGGATCGATCAAATGAAAGCGGGCAAAGACATCCGCGCGGGCAAGCTGGGGATCGTACCGGCCAGCAAGATGCCCTTTTCCGACGACCGCACGCTGTCGGCTGTCCTGGCCCTCTCGCCAGCGAAACGAGCCGGTATTCAAGCCGACGACGAATTGTTAGCGATCGATGGAGAAGCGGTCCGCTGGAACGCTGATATCAAACAATTGCTGGGACCACGCGATGCGGGAGAGGTCTTGAAAATCAAGGTCCTCCGCGACGAGAAGGAACTGGAATTCGAGGTCGAATTGGCCGCTGATATCCCCGCTTTCCGGCCTCGCGTCCTCGGCGTGCTGGCCGATCCGCAGGGCGAATCGCTGGAAATCACTCACATTTTTGACGACTCGGCCGCCGCCAAGGCGAAGCTGCAGATCGGCGACACGATCCAAGCGATCGATGGCAACAAGATCGACGACATCGATCGAGCCCGGTTGTTGGTGATGACACATCCTCCTGGAGAGGACTTGGATTTGACCGTCCTTCGCGACGGCAAACCGTTGGACGTTCGCTGCGACCTGCAATCGACTCCCGACACCGTCGTTGCCGAACTCCCCGAACTGAAGGATCCGATCGGCGAAGAGGCTTGGGAAATCGTCCCCCGTTCGCTGCCCGACGTTTCCAACACCAGTCGGTTGCTGAAACCAAAAGGGGACGCCCGTCCCAGCCTCGGGTTGCTGGTCTTGCTGGCGCGTCCTGGTACGGAAAAGTTGGAACCGTTGGCCGAGGCTTGGCGGAGCGAAGCGGCGGAGCATCAGATCGCCGTTCTGGTGATCGGCGCAGCGGAAACGGACCGCTGGAAGCCCGCCGAAAGCGATGTGATCGTGCGGCTGATTCAACAGGCCCAAAAGGCGATCAACGTCGAACCGCAGCAGGTTGTGGTTGCGGGTTACGGCGCAGGGTCCGAGATGAGCATGATGGTTGCGATGCGCAACCGCGAACTGATTCGCGGAGCAGTTGCCGCGGCGGGCAGCCGCCCGGGAGGGTTTGCGTTGAGCGAAAACGATCCGGCGTCGCCGCTACAGTTTCTGGTCGTGGGCGGGGATGAAATGCCGATCTGGGGACGCATGATCGCCAACGTCGGCTTTCCCGTGCTGCAAGCGCCGTCGTCGGAGAAAGAGCCGTTGGCCGATGACCCCAAAATTCAAGATACGGTCGGGCGTTGGATCCGTTCGTTGGATCGGATTTGA
- a CDS encoding NPCBM/NEW2 domain-containing protein, translating to MAFIGFLLIVAGLGQVTVDSVDGQKIAGNWVAIDETAITIETAGKTEQYPIESVVKLRRNADASPSATAIRVGLVDGSQLRVRSVQAEGKSVTLDLLGAAADDATLDVPLKQVAWIRFRPPVAQGINEQWEQKQAADKPADTLVVRAGSDQLDEIAGTVLAIGRDAVSFDLGGQQVDAPLDRLEGIVFRGSDAEPTKIQAQITDIAGSTWAASKITGQGKTLQLETAAGISRTFALDRIQQIEFRGNVRMLRAADAASVSFAAAIGGLLDPAFSKTLFGPRDVASGIALSAGSELTIRLGDDDRLFETIVETPNRSFDGGVVRLVIQLDDDAALDKKLTAAELPEAIQLDVAGKRRLQIRVESGQDSSTGDALLLRKPRLRK from the coding sequence ATGGCTTTTATTGGATTCTTGCTGATCGTCGCGGGGCTCGGTCAGGTGACCGTCGACAGCGTCGATGGGCAAAAGATTGCGGGCAATTGGGTCGCGATCGATGAAACCGCGATAACGATCGAAACCGCGGGCAAAACCGAACAATACCCAATCGAATCGGTCGTCAAATTGCGTCGCAACGCCGACGCCTCCCCATCGGCCACAGCGATCCGTGTCGGGCTCGTCGATGGCAGTCAGTTGAGGGTGCGCAGCGTTCAAGCCGAAGGCAAGTCGGTGACCCTCGATCTGTTGGGAGCTGCGGCCGACGACGCCACCTTAGACGTCCCGCTGAAACAAGTCGCCTGGATCCGTTTCCGCCCACCGGTTGCCCAAGGCATCAACGAACAATGGGAACAGAAGCAAGCCGCGGACAAACCGGCTGACACCTTGGTGGTACGTGCCGGCAGCGATCAACTGGATGAAATCGCCGGTACGGTTCTGGCCATCGGTCGCGATGCGGTCTCGTTCGACCTGGGAGGGCAACAAGTCGACGCGCCGCTGGACCGCTTGGAAGGCATCGTCTTCCGCGGCAGCGACGCCGAACCAACAAAGATCCAAGCTCAGATCACCGATATCGCCGGATCGACTTGGGCAGCTAGCAAAATCACCGGCCAAGGCAAAACGCTGCAGCTGGAAACCGCCGCGGGCATCTCGCGCACGTTTGCGTTGGATCGAATTCAACAGATCGAATTCCGCGGCAACGTGCGGATGCTGCGAGCTGCCGACGCGGCAAGCGTTTCATTCGCCGCAGCGATTGGCGGACTGTTGGACCCCGCGTTTTCGAAGACGCTGTTCGGCCCGCGTGATGTCGCGTCGGGGATCGCTCTGTCGGCTGGTTCGGAACTGACGATCCGATTGGGGGACGACGATCGATTGTTTGAAACGATCGTCGAAACTCCCAACCGCTCCTTCGACGGCGGCGTCGTCCGCTTGGTGATCCAGTTGGACGATGATGCGGCGTTGGACAAAAAGCTGACGGCGGCGGAGTTGCCCGAAGCGATCCAATTGGATGTCGCGGGGAAACGACGGTTGCAGATCCGCGTCGAATCGGGGCAGGACAGTTCGACCGGAGATGCTCTTCTGCTCAGGAAACCGAGGTTGCGAAAATGA
- a CDS encoding SRPBCC family protein, with amino-acid sequence MICTGDDITITGPPAEVFLWLDNPQRVLQWVPQMIANAHQSVAGQRIGTQFQQRFQYKKRVVETSGEIVAFRQDQLLGMRINQGGMRVRVDYRLKPAGDKTIVRQDVQLHFQPLMRIPTRMAAPLIRWIARKRIRHNLGHLKRAVEQANAA; translated from the coding sequence GTGATTTGCACCGGAGATGATATCACGATCACAGGCCCCCCCGCCGAAGTCTTCCTGTGGCTGGACAATCCGCAGCGGGTCCTGCAGTGGGTTCCTCAAATGATCGCCAACGCGCACCAATCGGTCGCTGGCCAGCGGATCGGCACGCAATTCCAGCAGCGGTTTCAGTATAAGAAACGGGTCGTCGAAACGTCGGGCGAGATCGTCGCCTTCCGCCAAGACCAATTGCTGGGGATGCGGATCAATCAGGGGGGGATGCGTGTGCGAGTCGATTACCGATTGAAACCGGCGGGGGATAAGACGATCGTCAGGCAAGACGTTCAGCTGCACTTCCAGCCGCTAATGCGCATCCCCACTCGAATGGCGGCGCCACTGATCCGTTGGATTGCCCGCAAGCGGATCCGTCATAACTTGGGGCACTTAAAACGGGCAGTCGAACAAGCCAACGCGGCTTGA